Below is a genomic region from Carassius auratus strain Wakin chromosome 2, ASM336829v1, whole genome shotgun sequence.
CAGATGGCTAGCCATTTTGTAGCTGAATAAGCGGTGACTGTTGGGTAGCGAGCCAAATGGTCTCGTTTTTTTCTACTTGTATGATGCTGACAGTGCACTACTGAGTAAAAACAGACGCTTTGCAGTTCACTTCAGAGGATCTGAGCTGTCTCGCTCTTAATGTTTACTTCATCTCCGACCTGAAGAGCTAACTAACGTTTCATACAGTGACTCTGCAAATGTTTCCAATTTCTCCTCTTATATTTAGTTTTGTCTAACGTTACTGATGTTGTTCCAGCTGTATTACTGTAGGCTATTATAATAATAGGCTATTATAAAGATTACAGTGTCGTATTGTGtatattattgttgtattatGCGCCTGCTGATAATGGCTTTAATATGGCAACCAGCCATATGCGGTTATAATAGAAATCCACACACTTTTGAAAGGCTAGGATGCACATGCACACATGAGTTGATCTGAATCGGTTCAGAGTCAGACATTGCAGATGAAATCCCTGTCAGATTTTGGTAGTGACTGCTGGTGTGATGTACAGTAGCTTCAGATGTCATTGTTTGACCTGGTCGGATATCAAAGACTAATTTTCCATGTCCttaattttgtttattgtaaatgttGTGCTGTTTCTGTAACCGATCATAGACACTGAACACAGccaatgtgttgttgttttggttAACCTCTGTTTTTACAGCTTGCTAGATTGATTAACAGAATCTCTCAACAGATGTAGGGCACTGGTTAATCTTCTGTAAACGGGGatattgctttttattattaagagGAAATATTTACTGCCTAGGCCAGAATTCATTTTCATGGGACTTTAAACAGTTATGGCTATTAAATGTGCTGTAGGGAacttatgtcctgacagtagaatatgagacagataatctgtgaaaaaaaatcatctcctctggctcctcccagtggtcctattgccatttgcagaaactccatcgctcccggtaaaaaataaccaatcagagctgcggtccgtaactttgtttgtgtttaaaatgtagaaaaatttatataataagcgagtacaccatgaatccattttccaatccGTTTTTAGCTTGTCATGAATCACTAGGGTGctactataatactataataaatgtttatattcggactattttagattgcttcgggggtaccgtggcggagtaatccagtacctttgtgattcttcatagacataaacagagagtagtagttccggctacgatgttcttccgcaagatgcaagcagttttgtttattaaccgctagagcgtcaaaagttccctaccgcagctttaatcataaaataaaattgacataaAATAGAAAAGTTGCTGTAGATAGTGATTCATAACACAATACTATGATACAGTTATATGAGTAATATAAAGCCACATtcctaaatgtaatgtaaaagcaTATTCTTATATCTGGTGTgtgtactactgttcaaaagctttgggggcagtaagatttttttttttttttttttttttttattaatttattctgcaAGCATGTATTACATTGATGGATACACCTATAATGTAACTAaagatttagatttcaaataaatggtgctATATTTCATAAAAGgacccatatttttttttttttcacaatttccacaaaaaacaGCACAACTTTaaacataataagaaatgtttgagcaccaaataaacattttttttttttagtgtatttcTACTGTCATTTTGATAAATGCTGCCTTGATAACCATAAAAgacatgacatttttatttaaaaaatcgtacaaatatattagatttttttttttttttttttttttgttctcctaAAATTTTTAATATCTGGGCTGTTTGTGTCCCTTtcagaaactttattttttttcttcttttctatcttttttttcttctcaagcaCTGGCTGATTTCTGATTCTGGTTTCTGTGACGAGGCGTAACCGAGCCTGTGGTCTTTCCCAGACACGCATTCATCAATTTGCATATGATTGTTATGCTGTTGAATCTGTGGAAATTACAGGAAACATTATCATTATGAGGCATACATTTTTGATCTACTATTCTTTTGCAGAGAAAGCGACCAGTGAGATGAACACAGCTGAGGACTGGGGCCTCATTTTGGACATTTGTGACAAGATCGGACAGTCTCGCACTGGGTTAGTGAACGAGCATGCGGGATGTGTCTTTTAGATGAATGGGTGTTTAACAGGTTAAATGTTATTGCTTGTCTTGTGAAGGCCTAAAGAATGTCTGCGCTCTATAATGAGGAGAGTGAATCACAAGGATCCGCATGTTGCCATGCAAGCGTTGACGGTAAGGCAAATGCTTCTTAATGCTTTCTAGGCCTTTAATGAGCTGTTGAGAATAAAGTGAGTGTTTTCTCTTCCATAGCTGCTAGGTGCGTGTGTGTCAAACTGTGGAAAAATATTCCATTTAGAGGTCTGCTCCAGGGAATTTGCTAGTGAAGTTAGCAATGTACTAAATAAGGTGCGTGTTTCCTTTTGTTTGTGGAAATGCTTTAATTGTTTATTCCAGCAGCAAAAGACTGATGTTATATCTTATTGTCTTCTCAAGGGTCATCCTAAAGTGTGTGAGAAGCTGAAGGCTCTGATGGTGGAGTGGGCTGAGGATTTCCGTAATGACCCCCAGCTCAGCCTCATTTCGGCCATGATCAAGAACCTCAGAGAACAGGGTGTCATCTTCCCTGCCGTGGGCTCTCAGGTGAGCTCCCTGCTGTGAAATACCATTGGTATTTATATAAGAAGTTTGTAGGGAATTATGTGTTTCAGTTTAAGGGCCAAATCTCAGTATTCAGCATATAAAATATTCACAACATTATATTAAAGGAAATTAAACAATGAAGGAAAtctaaatgtgtatatacagacatgtgtatatatagacttttttttttcgaaTTAAAACTTATTTGGCAAagatatattaaattgatcataagtgacagtgtagacatttatcatgttataaaatgtataaattcatatttcaaatagttgctgttcttttgaactttctactcatGAAAGTatctttgtcatcacaggaatgaactacacaataaaataataataataatgttaaatatgtttaaatagaaaacatttgaaatttatattactgtttttactgtattttttattaaataaatgctttgtaaGCATATGAATTTTACAAAAAGTTTTTGTAGAATTTtgtatttagaaatgtattttgctGTTATTCTTATTTACTCTCacattctttttttcctttccttttttctttttatttcctttattcCATTATATTGTATGCAGACagtgtatgatatttattaagtgttgaatatatatgttattttgtcATGTCAGACTTTGTgtaaatgagtttaaattgattagaaataTTTAAGTAATGCGATGTTAAACTTGTATTTGTTCAGGCGGCAGAACAAGCTAAAGCCAGTCCTGCATTAGTAGCTAAAGACCCTGCAAcatcaacaaacaagaaagaagaagaagacctCGCTAAAGGTGGCCACAAATCCATAATGCTGAAGTCTGGGATGAATTACATCGAAGAAAGAGAAGtaatctttctctctgtctgtttctctctctctttctcagcgATCGAACTGTCTCTGAAGGAGCAGCGGCAGCAGCAGCCTCAGGTCTCTCTGTCTGGCCTCTACCCGAGCACCAGCAGCCTCCTCACATCTCACAAGGCTGAAGGCAGAAAGGTCAGGGCCATCTATGACTTTGAGGCAGCCGAGGACAATGAGCTCACCTTTAAATCAGGCGAGATCATCACCATCCTGGATGACAGGTTAATCTGGTTCTGTTTACTCGCAGACTGTGTTTGAAATCATTCCCTTCATATGAAAatcattacacattttttttttttttgtggtaattatTGTTTGGAAGGCTTGTTTTCCACTTTGGTCAGTTTAATCAATTCAGCTCATTTTGGTAGCTAAGCTAAAGATATAAAACAGAAGTAGTGTTTCAAAGTAGAGGCGGTTAGAAAGAATTCAGAGATTGAGTGAATGATTCCAAACACAGTCAAAgagtttcttttcttcttttaagTAGTTGGAGGTGGCTTAAGTATCTCTTCTCTATCACAGTGACCCTAACTGGTGGAAGGGTGAGACGTATCAGGGTGTTGGGCTTTTTCCTTCCAACTTTGTGACAGCAGACCTGACAGCAGAGCCTGAGATGAGTAAGTCAAGCGGTCACATCTACTCTTTTCCAGCCAACAGTTTGTAGTGGTTTACACGCATACAttagcagcacaactctttttaaACGTGGTTATAAGAAATGCtacttgagcagcagatcagcacactggaatgatttctgaagaatcatgtgacactaaagaatggagtaatgactgatgaaaatgttcagctttgccatcacaggaataaattacactttaaaatatattccaatagatttatatattaaaaagattttaaaaagattttttcactatattactttttactgtattatcaTTAGCCTTGTtgggcataagagactttcagaaaaagaaaaaaaaaacatctaaaaaatatatattatttattttctttttggccCCAGTGTGCATTGTgacaacaatatattttttagatgtcAGTTCTCTacttattacattacattgtCATCTTTAACATTTCTCCTTCTTTAGtgaaaacagagaagaagacagtGCAGTTCAGTGAAGACGTCCAGGTAGAGACGATTGAACCGGAGCCAGAGCCTGTCTTCATTGATGAGGTTAGGCTGTGTATTTCTCACAGTATTTGGCACTGTATTGCTTTGATTGATTTCCCTCATACACACCCCTTACTACTACAAAGCACATGAAATTGCACAGGGAAATAAATGATCCACTATTCACCGTTTCCCTTCAAAGACATCAGATGCTCTCAGTGGAGAACTGTGTTAAAATGAGTTGTAGCAGCTCTCATGCAGTCTAGTTTGTAATGAGTTTGCAATGTTCTGCAGGAGAAAATGGACCAGCTGCTTCAGATGATCCAGAGTGCAGACCCAACAGACGACCAGTCCGACACCTGTGAACTCCTGCAGCTGGAGGGTGAGTCTAAAACCAAATCCGTTGGTTCTGTGTTTGTGGAGACTGATTTGTTGATTCATAGTTGTTCCTCCTCTCCATCTTAGCTGCTTGCAACCAGATGGGTCCTCTCATTGATCAGAAGTTGGAGGACATTGACAGGTACTTAAAAAGTCCTatctaaaaactacatttaatgcAAAATCCATCTTTCCATATGTCTAGCAAAGCCTGTGAACAAACctcaggtattttttttttttttttttttttgtgaatgtaatCCAATTAGACTTATGCACACGTCATTCCCCATAGATCTCAcatgtaataaatattttgtgtttgtgtttgttttcagaaaacactCAGAGCTGTCTGATCTGAACGTGAAGGTCATGGAAGCGCTGTCTCTCTATGCTAAGCTAATGAATGAAGACCCAGTATATGCTATGTATGCCAAAATACAGAGCCAGCAATACTACATGCACCAGACCCCAAACGCTTCCCAACAGGTGAGAGTCTGTCAAGTGATCAAAGTGTTTATGTTGTCAGTTTGCTAGTGTGATTTGAGTTGctattcctgtggctcagtggtagagtattACATTAGAAACGCAAAATGATATGGGTTCAGATCCCAGGGatcacacatactgataaaaaaataaataaatgtataatgtctgaatgcactgtaaatcgctttggataaaagcgtctgctaaatgcataaatgtaaatactatGATGTCTATTTGTTGTTGATTGTTTGGGCAAtggtattctattttatttccaGGTGTACCCTGCCCAGTCCACTGGAGGGCAGTATGTAATACAACCGGGATACAACGTTCCAATGGAGCAGCTCTCTGCAATGAACCAAACAGGAACTTCAATGGCTGGACAGCCGGCTCCCAGgtaatcacaaaaaaacaaaaagctatataaatgaatgaataaaaacattataatttattctaagcaatttgtttgtttaattcataaataataaggTTGATCATTTAagatataaatcataataatagaTAAACAAAAATAAGTTGCATCAATACTTTGATGATAAAATGATTGTTATTAACAATAACAAACGTTATATAAATTCCTTgatcattattaatgttgttataaaataaaaaactgtatcaatgcagtaataataataataaaatgtattattttgtatgttagataaaatatttgataattagattacataaaaaaaagctgTATCAGTTCATTAAATAGTAATTATTGatgatgttattattaaataaatataaaaccgtATCGAtgccataataatattttttataaatagaaaaaaatatgtagtAATTCATTTTTgctgttaataataaaaacacttattCCGTGTACAGCAGTGGTGTTTTAGGTGGCctgttttaaatttagtttagatctagtcaagtttcagtcaactaaaagtcGTCGCACTTAGTCAGAATTATCCATCACTATTTTCGTCTAGTGTTAGCCAACCAAAACTGGtgacattttagtctagttttagtcaattaaaattgtgttttattctcTGTTTAGTAATGCTGTTCTATTTAACCAATAGAATATAGTCTACGTACCTAACGGTATAGACAAAATTCTCTTTTAGGCAAACCCATTTCAATTGTATTATTGTTACCTTGAAGACTCCAGGATACACCCGTTCCAGACACGGAAGATGCTCCGATTTTAAttgacaacatttattttaccagtcatacatgttagaagtacacacatcTCTATGTTAGACTTAACATTATTTGTTATCGTCTTCTAAATAATGCCATGAGTGGGGCTTGAACCGAAGTGAAGTCACCTATGTCTGCGCAGTGCGATCTAATGCAGCCCctgaagtgagacacaggaaacagaaatactgctAAATAATAAGAACGTAAAAACGTTAAAACATTTAGTTTCGTCTCATTTTGGTCAATGAAAACGAAGACATTtcattgcattatacatttaattatggtTATCGTCACGTGACCAGCATTTACATTGCGTCTTGTTTTTCGTCACCTGGTAAAGGTTCGTTGACGATGATATTTAGTCTTCATTTTCATTGACAAAAGCAACACTAGTGTACAGTAATATAAAAAAGCTGTGTCAATGCATTCATTATTATAATCCATGGGGTGATAATAATGGTTATTATATTtgtagaattataaaaaaaaaaaaattcttatttttctCAGTGATGCCCACATGTACATGGGCCAGCCTCCAGTCTACAGCCCGACTCCTGGCAGCATGCCTCCAGCTGATGTCCAGTCCTACCAGAACCCAGCCTGCACTCCATCGGCCATGAGCCAGACCCCCGGCTACACCGTGCCCTCCACCCAGAGCCTCCCTGCTACTGCAGACAACCAACAGACCCC
It encodes:
- the LOC113118089 gene encoding signal transducing adapter molecule 1-like, translating into MPLFTSNPFDQDVEKATSEMNTAEDWGLILDICDKIGQSRTGPKECLRSIMRRVNHKDPHVAMQALTLLGACVSNCGKIFHLEVCSREFASEVSNVLNKGHPKVCEKLKALMVEWAEDFRNDPQLSLISAMIKNLREQGVIFPAVGSQAAEQAKASPALVAKDPATSTNKKEEEDLAKAIELSLKEQRQQQPQVSLSGLYPSTSSLLTSHKAEGRKVRAIYDFEAAEDNELTFKSGEIITILDDSDPNWWKGETYQGVGLFPSNFVTADLTAEPEMMKTEKKTVQFSEDVQVETIEPEPEPVFIDEEKMDQLLQMIQSADPTDDQSDTCELLQLEAACNQMGPLIDQKLEDIDRKHSELSDLNVKVMEALSLYAKLMNEDPVYAMYAKIQSQQYYMHQTPNASQQVYPAQSTGGQYVIQPGYNVPMEQLSAMNQTGTSMAGQPAPSDAHMYMGQPPVYSPTPGSMPPADVQSYQNPACTPSAMSQTPGYTVPSTQSLPATADNQQTPYFEKALL